In Desulfofundulus kuznetsovii DSM 6115, the following are encoded in one genomic region:
- a CDS encoding anthranilate synthase component II has translation MFAAPVRTEQFRLPAGEEVRLLMIDNYDSFTYNLVQYFGELGVPVEVRRNDQITLDKIRDLSPTHVVISPGPGNPDGAGISLALVRNLAGKVPILGVCLGHQTIGQAFGGRVVQAGRLMHGKTSAIHHDGRTIFHGLPSPFTATRYHSLVVDEHHLPGCLEVSAWTVEGEIMGLRHREFTVEGVQFHPESILTEYGRDLLANFLRCRGGRWAA, from the coding sequence ATGTTTGCCGCACCGGTAAGGACCGAACAGTTCAGGTTACCGGCAGGTGAAGAGGTAAGGCTACTTATGATCGATAACTACGACTCCTTTACTTATAACCTGGTGCAGTATTTTGGGGAACTCGGGGTACCCGTCGAGGTAAGGCGCAACGATCAGATTACCCTGGATAAAATCAGAGACTTAAGCCCCACCCACGTGGTCATTTCCCCCGGTCCCGGAAACCCCGACGGGGCGGGGATTTCCCTGGCGCTGGTGAGGAACCTGGCCGGGAAAGTACCAATCCTGGGGGTGTGCCTGGGCCACCAGACCATAGGCCAGGCCTTCGGCGGCCGCGTTGTTCAGGCCGGACGGTTGATGCACGGCAAAACCTCGGCCATTCATCACGACGGCCGGACCATTTTTCACGGGCTGCCTTCCCCCTTTACGGCTACCCGTTATCATTCCCTGGTGGTGGATGAGCATCACCTGCCCGGTTGCCTTGAGGTAAGTGCCTGGACGGTGGAAGGGGAAATCATGGGTTTACGCCACCGGGAGTTTACCGTTGAAGGGGTGCAATTCCATCCCGAATCCATTCTTACGGAATACGGGCGGGATTTGCTGGCCAACTTCCTGCGGTGCCGGGGTGGCCGGTGGGCCGCCTGA
- a CDS encoding phosphoribosylanthranilate isomerase — translation MVRVKICGITDISSALAAAEAGADALGFVFAPSPRRITPSQACRICRELPPFISRVGVFVDAPLEEVRAVAEYCGLDAIQLHGSESPDYCRSLGRRVIKAFRVGDEIDPVELSGYPADAILLDTFVAGKKGGTGQPFDWQLAAGLKLSRPLILAGGLTPENVGRAVAIVQPYGVDVSSGVEKDGQPGKKDPDKIRRFIAAAKGL, via the coding sequence ATGGTAAGGGTAAAAATCTGTGGCATCACTGATATTTCCAGCGCCCTGGCGGCCGCTGAAGCGGGAGCGGACGCCCTCGGTTTTGTCTTTGCTCCCAGTCCCCGGCGCATCACCCCGTCCCAGGCCTGCCGGATTTGCAGAGAATTGCCGCCCTTCATCAGCCGGGTGGGAGTATTTGTAGATGCCCCGCTGGAAGAGGTGCGGGCCGTGGCGGAATACTGCGGGCTGGACGCGATCCAGCTGCACGGCAGTGAATCCCCGGACTACTGCCGCTCCCTGGGCCGCAGGGTGATCAAGGCCTTCCGGGTTGGTGATGAAATCGACCCGGTAGAGCTGTCCGGTTATCCGGCAGATGCCATATTGCTTGATACCTTTGTGGCCGGTAAAAAGGGAGGCACCGGGCAGCCCTTTGACTGGCAGCTGGCCGCCGGTTTAAAGCTTTCCCGTCCCCTCATCCTGGCGGGCGGCCTAACGCCGGAAAACGTCGGCCGCGCCGTGGCTATAGTGCAGCCCTACGGGGTGGACGTCAGCAGCGGGGTGGAAAAGGACGGTCAGCCGGGGAAAAAGGATCCGGACAAAATCCGCCGCTTCATTGCCGCAGCCAAAGGCCTTTAA
- the trpD gene encoding anthranilate phosphoribosyltransferase produces MIKEAISRAVAGQSLAEKEAEQVMDEIMTGQASPAQIAALLTAMRFKGETIEEITGFARSMRRHATPVRSRHPLLVDTCGTGGDGANTFNISTIAAFVLAGAGVPVAKHGNRSVSSRCGSADVLEALGVNLELSPADLEECLDRVGIAFLFAPVLHKAMKYAAGPRREIGIRTVFNVLGPLTNPAGAKAQIIGVYSAELVPVIARVLARLGTRRAFVVHGAGGLDEISPAGPAVVAEVREEEIREYSLDPADYGFSYVPVEALAGGSPEHNAALAREILRGAPGPCRDTVLLNAALGLVAAGKAGDLAGGLALAAASIDSGAAAGKLDELVAFTRRAGRQVVSL; encoded by the coding sequence ATGATCAAAGAAGCCATCAGCCGGGCAGTGGCCGGGCAAAGCCTGGCCGAAAAAGAAGCGGAACAGGTAATGGATGAAATCATGACCGGACAGGCGAGCCCGGCACAGATTGCCGCACTGCTTACTGCCATGCGTTTTAAAGGGGAAACAATAGAAGAAATTACCGGCTTCGCCCGGTCCATGCGCCGTCACGCCACGCCGGTTCGTTCCAGGCACCCCTTGCTGGTGGACACCTGCGGCACGGGGGGAGACGGAGCCAACACCTTTAACATTTCCACCATTGCCGCCTTCGTGCTGGCCGGGGCAGGGGTTCCGGTAGCCAAACACGGCAACCGTTCCGTATCCAGCCGCTGCGGGTCTGCCGACGTGCTGGAAGCACTGGGGGTAAATCTGGAGTTATCTCCCGCGGACCTGGAGGAGTGCCTGGACAGGGTGGGAATAGCTTTCCTTTTTGCCCCGGTTCTGCATAAAGCCATGAAGTATGCGGCGGGACCCCGGCGGGAAATAGGCATTCGCACGGTCTTTAACGTCCTTGGCCCCTTAACCAATCCTGCCGGAGCAAAAGCCCAGATTATAGGGGTGTACAGTGCGGAACTGGTACCCGTTATCGCCCGGGTGCTGGCCCGGCTGGGGACCAGGCGGGCCTTTGTAGTGCATGGAGCGGGAGGGCTGGACGAAATCTCCCCGGCCGGCCCGGCAGTGGTGGCCGAAGTGCGGGAAGAAGAAATCAGGGAATATTCCCTGGATCCGGCCGATTACGGTTTTTCTTACGTTCCCGTGGAGGCCCTGGCCGGGGGCAGCCCGGAACACAATGCGGCCCTGGCCAGGGAAATACTCCGGGGAGCTCCCGGTCCCTGCCGGGATACCGTGCTCCTTAATGCCGCTCTGGGCCTCGTGGCTGCCGGCAAGGCCGGGGATCTGGCCGGGGGTCTGGCCCTGGCCGCCGCCAGTATTGACAGCGGCGCAGCCGCAGGAAAGCTTGACGAACTGGTGGCCTTCACCCGCCGGGCCGGCAGGCAGGTGGTCAGCCTTTGA
- the trpC gene encoding indole-3-glycerol phosphate synthase TrpC has product MILEKIIAHKHREIQSRREMRPLSRLVDRIQALGPTRPLGSFLRRPGKVTLIAEIKRASPSKGWLVKGMKPVETARIYTRAGAAAISILTDNRFFRGHRAFLPLVRRESPLPLLCKDFIIDPYQIYEARCLGADAVLLIVAALNDRQLTAFQALAGELGMSCLVEVHTAEELERARASGATIIGINNRNLHTFSTDLSTTFRLREKITDPGVVVVSESGINSREDMLALARCRVDAALVGEALVKAVDVEQKVKELLGAHIQ; this is encoded by the coding sequence TTGATCCTGGAGAAAATTATTGCCCACAAGCACCGGGAGATTCAATCCCGCCGGGAAATGCGCCCCCTTTCCCGGTTAGTTGACCGGATCCAGGCGCTTGGACCCACCAGGCCTCTGGGCAGCTTCTTACGCCGGCCCGGGAAAGTGACCCTCATAGCCGAGATCAAGCGGGCGTCACCATCTAAAGGCTGGCTGGTAAAAGGCATGAAACCGGTAGAAACAGCCCGGATTTATACCCGGGCCGGTGCTGCGGCCATTTCCATACTTACCGATAACCGCTTTTTCCGGGGGCATCGTGCGTTTCTACCCCTGGTGCGCCGGGAAAGCCCGTTGCCCCTTTTGTGCAAGGACTTTATCATCGACCCTTATCAAATATACGAAGCCCGCTGCCTGGGAGCAGATGCCGTCCTGCTTATTGTTGCGGCGCTCAATGACCGGCAGTTGACCGCCTTTCAAGCACTGGCCGGTGAGCTGGGCATGAGCTGCCTGGTGGAAGTGCACACTGCGGAAGAACTGGAGCGCGCCCGGGCATCTGGAGCCACCATCATCGGCATTAACAACCGGAACCTGCACACATTTTCCACGGATCTCAGCACTACCTTCCGCCTGCGGGAGAAAATCACCGACCCCGGAGTGGTGGTGGTCAGCGAAAGTGGCATTAATTCCAGAGAGGATATGCTGGCCCTGGCCCGCTGCCGGGTGGATGCGGCCCTGGTGGGAGAGGCCCTGGTAAAAGCCGTAGATGTGGAGCAAAAGGTGAAAGAACTGCTGGGGGCACATATTCAGTAG
- the trpB gene encoding tryptophan synthase subunit beta, whose product MSLPDERGYFGSFGGRYVPETLMPALEELTAAYQEARRDPSFWQELEYYLQQYVGRPSPLYFARRLSEHCRGARIYLKREDLNHTGAHKINNTIGQILLARRMGKKRIIAETGAGQHGVATATAAALFGMECAVYMGEEDMARQALNVFRMRILGATVVGVAAGSRTLKDAMNEAMRDWVTNVDTTYYLIGSVAGPHPYPVMVRDFQRVIGVETRRQVQEQTGRLPDVIVACVGGGSNAMGIFHPFLEDREVKLVGVEAAGCGLETGKHAATLNRGRPGILHGSKSYVLQDEDGQINLAHSISAGLDYPGVGPEHSYLKETGRVVYTAVTDEEALEAFQLLCRTEGIIPALESAHALAQAVKMAGEMPQDAIIVVNLSGRGDKDVQTVARALGGEG is encoded by the coding sequence ATGTCGTTACCGGATGAGCGGGGCTACTTTGGATCCTTTGGAGGCCGTTACGTGCCGGAAACCCTCATGCCGGCCCTGGAAGAACTGACCGCGGCCTACCAGGAAGCCCGCCGGGACCCGTCCTTCTGGCAGGAGCTGGAATATTATCTGCAGCAATACGTGGGACGGCCCTCACCGTTGTATTTTGCCCGCCGTCTGAGTGAACACTGCCGGGGGGCCAGGATTTATCTCAAGAGGGAAGACCTCAACCACACCGGTGCCCACAAGATAAATAATACCATTGGCCAGATTCTCCTGGCCCGACGCATGGGTAAGAAACGGATTATTGCCGAAACGGGTGCCGGCCAGCACGGGGTGGCCACAGCTACCGCCGCTGCGCTGTTCGGCATGGAATGTGCCGTATACATGGGCGAAGAGGATATGGCCCGCCAGGCCCTGAACGTCTTCCGCATGCGCATCCTGGGTGCCACGGTGGTTGGTGTGGCGGCGGGCAGCCGCACCCTGAAAGATGCCATGAACGAAGCCATGCGGGACTGGGTGACCAATGTCGATACCACTTATTACCTGATCGGGTCGGTAGCCGGCCCCCATCCCTATCCCGTGATGGTGCGGGATTTCCAGCGCGTGATTGGGGTGGAGACCCGCCGGCAGGTGCAGGAACAAACCGGGAGGCTGCCCGATGTAATCGTGGCCTGCGTGGGCGGGGGGAGCAATGCCATGGGCATATTCCACCCCTTCCTTGAAGACAGGGAAGTAAAACTGGTCGGGGTGGAAGCAGCGGGCTGCGGGCTGGAAACCGGCAAACACGCCGCCACCCTTAACCGGGGCCGCCCGGGTATTCTGCACGGGTCGAAAAGCTACGTCCTGCAGGATGAAGATGGCCAGATCAACCTGGCCCACTCCATTTCCGCCGGGCTGGATTATCCCGGTGTGGGCCCCGAGCACAGCTATTTGAAAGAAACGGGCCGGGTCGTATATACTGCCGTAACCGATGAAGAGGCCCTGGAAGCCTTTCAACTGCTCTGCCGCACCGAGGGAATCATTCCGGCTCTGGAAAGTGCCCATGCCCTGGCCCAGGCAGTGAAGATGGCCGGGGAAATGCCTCAAGATGCCATCATCGTGGTAAACCTCTCCGGCCGGGGGGACAAGGATGTGCAAACCGTGGCCCGCGCCCTGGGAGGGGAGGGCTAA
- the trpE gene encoding anthranilate synthase component I codes for MIFPSEEEYLQLACHYRLVPVSAEWEADMETPISLFSRLATRAPSFLLESVEGGEKLARYSFIGLDPLALYHQKDGLGQIIPGAGNPSGLIDAIKLVGKEANPFVIVEQLMSYLRGPHLPELPRFYGGAVGYFGYDLVRWLERLPLTATDDLGLPDMILIFTGTVLILDHVRHTLRVVVNTLPGAEPLAAYRQAAGTIEKIHRSINDSSANRDATSGLKPCRKPDMHGFRQQAIKECSSTNKIAGSSISTNLTQGEFISLVQKAKEYIRQGEILQVVLSQRLQVPFNGDPFQVYRRLRRINPSPYLYYLNLGPVVMAGSSPEMLVRVEGDTVETRPIAGTRPRGSTAAEDEALAAELLADPKERAEHVMLVDLGRNDLGRVCTPGSVTVPQFMSVEKYSHVMHLVSSVQGVLAPNASAFDAFKACFPAGTVSGAPKVRAMEIIEELEPLRRGPYAGAVGYLGYNGNLDTAITIRTVTFYQGFAYVQAGAGIVADSVPEREYQETLNKARALLQTLDLENGG; via the coding sequence TTGATTTTTCCCTCGGAAGAAGAGTACTTGCAGCTGGCCTGCCATTACCGGCTGGTACCCGTAAGTGCCGAATGGGAGGCGGATATGGAAACACCCATTTCCCTTTTTTCCCGGCTGGCCACCAGGGCACCTTCCTTTCTTTTGGAAAGCGTGGAAGGTGGTGAAAAGCTGGCCCGCTATTCCTTTATTGGTCTCGATCCCCTGGCCCTGTACCACCAGAAGGATGGTCTGGGGCAGATTATCCCTGGGGCCGGGAATCCTTCCGGCCTGATTGATGCCATTAAATTGGTTGGAAAAGAGGCAAACCCCTTTGTCATTGTTGAGCAACTGATGAGCTATTTGCGAGGTCCCCACCTGCCGGAGTTGCCCCGTTTTTACGGCGGTGCTGTAGGCTACTTTGGCTACGACCTGGTGCGCTGGCTGGAGAGGTTGCCCCTGACGGCCACGGATGACCTGGGATTGCCCGACATGATCCTTATCTTCACCGGCACCGTGCTCATCCTGGATCACGTGCGCCACACCTTAAGGGTGGTGGTTAATACCCTCCCCGGAGCGGAACCTTTGGCCGCATACCGGCAAGCAGCAGGAACGATTGAAAAAATACACCGGTCAATTAACGATTCCTCTGCCAACAGGGACGCTACCAGTGGCCTAAAGCCCTGTAGAAAGCCGGACATGCACGGATTTCGACAACAAGCCATTAAAGAATGTTCCTCAACGAATAAAATCGCCGGCTCCAGTATAAGCACCAACCTGACTCAAGGAGAATTTATCTCCCTGGTGCAAAAGGCCAAAGAATATATCAGGCAGGGGGAAATCCTGCAGGTGGTTCTTTCCCAGCGTTTGCAGGTGCCCTTTAACGGGGATCCCTTCCAGGTTTACCGGCGGCTGCGCCGCATTAACCCCTCCCCCTACCTGTATTACCTGAACCTGGGGCCAGTAGTTATGGCCGGTTCCTCACCGGAGATGCTGGTACGCGTGGAGGGCGATACGGTAGAAACCCGGCCCATTGCGGGTACACGCCCCCGGGGATCTACCGCTGCGGAAGATGAAGCGCTGGCGGCGGAGTTGCTGGCCGATCCCAAGGAGCGGGCGGAACACGTCATGCTGGTGGACCTGGGGCGCAACGACCTGGGCCGGGTATGCACACCGGGGAGCGTAACCGTACCCCAGTTCATGAGCGTCGAGAAATATTCCCACGTCATGCATCTCGTTTCATCGGTACAGGGCGTTCTAGCCCCCAACGCGTCGGCTTTCGATGCCTTCAAGGCCTGTTTTCCGGCCGGTACGGTTTCCGGTGCGCCCAAAGTACGGGCCATGGAGATTATCGAAGAACTGGAACCCTTGCGCCGCGGTCCTTACGCCGGTGCCGTGGGTTACCTGGGGTATAACGGCAACCTGGATACGGCCATCACTATCCGCACCGTAACTTTTTATCAGGGTTTTGCTTACGTGCAGGCGGGGGCAGGCATTGTGGCCGATTCCGTACCGGAAAGGGAGTACCAGGAAACCCTGAACAAAGCCCGGGCACTGCTGCAAACCCTTGACCTGGAAAATGGGGGGTGA